The Thalassotalea psychrophila genome window below encodes:
- a CDS encoding CBM9 family sugar-binding protein — protein MKHLPRLKQAMSLCCLFFAIQCLADENIAAVVEAESAITIDGKASEQAWNKAQWSLIDKHIVGEYPSSDDFSGRFKLLWDEDYLYLMAEIRDDVLFDQYANPTEKYWDDDSLEVFIDEDASGGKHQFSFNAFAYHVALDNQVADIGPKNSDGSTNFILLNEHVQSGWQRNASPENVITWELAIKLYDDSFTLKGKHTPVKLTKGKVIGFMLAYCDNDGSKEREHFIGSDDIKPKNGDKNLGYIDASVFGKIKLH, from the coding sequence ATGAAACACCTTCCACGATTAAAACAAGCTATGTCATTGTGTTGTTTATTCTTTGCAATACAATGTCTTGCTGATGAAAATATAGCCGCTGTGGTTGAAGCTGAATCTGCAATTACTATTGATGGAAAAGCATCAGAGCAAGCTTGGAATAAAGCACAATGGTCACTTATTGATAAGCATATTGTTGGTGAATATCCAAGTAGTGACGATTTCTCTGGTCGTTTCAAATTACTCTGGGATGAAGATTATTTATATTTAATGGCAGAAATTAGAGATGATGTTTTGTTTGATCAATATGCAAACCCGACTGAGAAATACTGGGATGACGACAGCCTAGAAGTATTTATTGATGAAGATGCGTCAGGAGGTAAACATCAATTTAGTTTTAATGCCTTTGCTTATCATGTCGCGTTAGATAACCAAGTCGCTGATATCGGGCCTAAAAACTCAGATGGTAGTACTAATTTTATTTTACTTAATGAACATGTGCAAAGTGGCTGGCAAAGAAATGCTAGTCCTGAAAATGTGATCACCTGGGAGTTAGCTATAAAATTGTATGATGATAGTTTCACTCTAAAAGGTAAGCATACACCCGTGAAATTAACAAAAGGCAAAGTTATCGGTTTTATGTTGGCTTATTGCGATAATGATGGCAGTAAAGAACGTGAACATTTTATAGGATCAGATGATATAAAACCTAAAAATGGCGATAAAAATCTAGGCTATATTGATGCTAGTGTATTTGGAAAAATTAAACTGCACTAA